The following is a genomic window from Geminicoccaceae bacterium.
AGTCCTGGAGGAAGAACGCATGAGCCTGCCGAGCGAGATGAACTATATCGGAATTCGCGAGCCGGGCGGTCCGGATGTCCTGGTTCCCGAGCGGGGAGCCGTGCCTCAGCCTCGCGAGGGCGAGGTACTCATCAGGGTTGTTGCCGCCGGCATCAACCGGCCCGATGTGTTCCAGCGTGCCGGCAACTATCCGCCGCCGCCCGGTGCGAGCGACATTCCCGGGCTCGAGGTGTCGGGCGAGGTGGTCGCGTCCGGTGCGGGCGCATCGCGCTATCGCGGAGGCGACAAGGTCTGCGCCTTGCTCACCGGCGGTGGCTACGCCGAATATTGCACGGCTCCCGAGGTGCAGGTTCTACCGGTGCCGGACGGGCTTTCCATGGTCGAGGCCGCAGCACTGCCCGAGACGGTCTTTACGGTATGGACGAATGTCTTTCAGCGCGGACATCTGGCCGAAGGGGAGTCTTTCCTCGTGCATGGCGGTTCATCCGGTATCGGCACGACGGCCATCCAGATTGCGAAATGCCTTGGCGCGAGAGTTCTGACGACAGTCGGAAGTGACGAGAAGGCGAAGTTCTGTACGGAGCTCGGCGCCGACGTTGCGGTCAATTATCGCAACGAGGACTTTGTCGACGTGGCGAAAAAGGAAAATGGCGGGAAAGGCGTCGATGTCATCCTCGACATGGTCGGTGGCGACTATGTCGAACGCAACCTCAAGGCACTGGCCCCCGAAGGGCGACTTGTGCAGATCGCCTGGCTGAAGTCACCCAAGATTTCGGCGAATTTCGGCAGCCTGATGCTCAAGCGCCTGACCTGGACCGGCAGCACCCTGCGTTCGCGCAGCATTGCCGACAAGGGGGATATCGCCAAGGAGGTCGAGGCCCGGGTCTGGCCGCTCATCGAGGCCGGCAGGGTGCGGCCGGTCATTCACGAAACATTCGCGTTAAATGACGCGGCCCGGGCTCACGCCCTCATGGAGAGCAGTACCCATTCAGGCAAGATCGTGCTGGTGGTCGCCCCTGACTGACCCTTGCCGGATTCATGTCGTCATGAAGGCTGCAGGAGAACCGCGCCGGTGAGCCGCACGAGCTCGTCGAAATCAGTCCCGAACACGCAGTGCGGGTGGCCCGCGGCCGCAAAGATCCGCCCATGTCCGGCAAGGGCGCCATCGATGGCCGTGGGCAGGGGGCGGGGGTGCCCCACCGGCGCCACGCCACCGATGGTGAAACCCGTGGCCCGCTTGACCAGGTCCGGATCGGCCCGCCCGAGCTTCCCGGGCAGGCCCAGGGTCCGTCGCAGGGCCCCGGTATCGCAGCGCCGGTCGCCGGCGATCAGCGCCATGACCGCCTGCCCCTCATGATCGAACACCAGCGACTTGACGATGGCGCCGACCTCGACGCCGCACGCCCGTGCGGCATCTTCGGCCGTTCGCGCCGTTTCATCCAGCTCGATCACCCTCGCACCGCTTCCTGCCGCCTCCAGCGCGTCGCGCACCCGGCGCACGGTGTCCCGTTCCAGCAGGCTCATGCGGGCATCGGGATCGACTGGTCGCGCCGCGGCACGTCATAGCCACGCTGGAAGCCCGGCCGCGCCGCGAGCGCTTCGTACCATCTCTTCACATGGGGAAATTCGTTCATGTCGATCTCCTGCCACTCGAAGCGCGAAATCCATGGCCATGTCGCAATGTCGGCGATCGTCGGTTCGTTGCCCGCGAGATATCCGCTTGTCGCCAGGCGCCTGTCCATGACGCCATAAAGCCTCCCGGCCTCCTTCCGGTAGCGTTCCTGGGCATAGGGAGCCTTGCCGGGATTGAAGCGGCTGAAATGATGCACCTGACCCAGCATCGGCCCGATGCCGCCCATCTGGAACATCAGCCATTCGAGCGTCGCGATCCGGTGGGCCGGGTCGCCCGGCATGAACCTGCCCGTCTTTTCGGCCAGATAGATGAGGATGGCGCCCGATTCGAATACGCTCTGGCCGTTGTCGCGGTCGACAATGGCCGGAATCTTGTTGTTCGGACTGATCGCCAGAAAATCCGGGTCAAACTGCTGGTCCTTGCCGATGTCGATCTCGTGGACTTCATACGGCAGCCCGCACTCCTCCAGCATGATCGAGACCTTGCGCCCGTTGGGCGTCGTCCATGTGTACAGGTCGATCAAGTCAATTTCTCCCCATTGCCGGCATGCGCCAAAGGTTCAACTCCGCATCGAACATCGGCGCAAGGTTTGTCATTCGTTAACAGTTTGTGTGGCATACCTCATATGCGCTTTCGGGGGAATCAAGGACTGGACATTTGGTTTTTGTTCCTCCATAAGCGCGACCTCGTCATCAGTAAGCCTATGCACTGCGGCACGCGCGGCGGCGGCATTCTGATCTACTTGACTCTAACGGGTTGGGGGGTCGGCATGATCCAGTCCTTCGGCGGCGCTGCGGCGCTGATCTCTGCCTTGCAGGTCGACGCACCTGTTCTCGCCCTGCGTCGGCACATTCTGATCCAGCGCGCGCGCGAAGTTGTCCGGAGTTTTCCGGGCGACGTCCTTTATGCCGTGAAATGCAATGCCCATCCGGCCGTGCTCGAAGCCCTCTACGAGGGCGGCGTACGGCACTTCGATACGGCATCCATTGCCGAAATCCGGTTGGTGCGGGAACTGCTGCCCGATGCGCAGTGTCATTTCATGCATCCGGTCAAGTCCCGCCGGGCCATCAGCGAAGCCTATCACGAGCATGGTGTCCGGCGTTTTGTCGTCGATCACGTGAGCGAACTGGAAAAGCTGTTCGACATCTGCGACGGTGGGGAAGACCTTGAAGTCTTCGTGCGTCTCGCGGTCTGCGGCGATGGGGCTGTCCTCAGTCTCGAAGGCAAGTTCGGGGCGACCCAGGACGAAGCCGTGTCGCTGTTGCGCCGCGCACGGGCCGTAGCCCGCTCGGCGGGCATCACCTTTCACGTCGGGTCGCAGTCGTTGTCACCGGTCGCCTTCGTCCATGCCATCCGTCGCGCCGCCGAGGTTGCGGAGCGTGCGGGAGGTCTCGATCACCTGGACGTGGGGGGCGGTTTCCCTGCCCGATACATCGGCGACGAACCGGAATTCGACCGTTTCGTGACTGCGATCGAGGATGCGGTGGCGGAAACCGGGCTTGTCTGCAACCTGCAATGCGAGCCTGGCCGGTTGCTCGTGGCGGATGGTGCGTCGGTGCTGGCACGTGTCGAAATGCGGCGCGGGCGCAGCCTGTTCATCAACGATGGCGTGTACGGCAACCTGGCCGAGCTCAAGTGGATCGGTCCGCAATTCCCGGCCCGTCTCATCCGTCCAGGGCAGGAGCCCCGCCGCGGCGCCGGTTCCTTCGACCTTTACGGTCCGACCTGCGACAGCATCGACAGCATGCCGGGGCCGCACTGGCTGCCCGAGGATGTCATCGAGGGTGACTGGGTCGAGATCGGCATGACGGGCGCCTATTCGAACTCGCTGGGTACCGATTTCAACGGCATGGGCAAATCGAGCGTTGTCTTTGTCGATGACGGGGCATGGTACAATGAGGCCGTGCCCGCCACCGACGAGAACCTGCAGGCTGTTCGCGTCGCCTGACGCCAACAACACAGCGTCCCGTACCGGAACAAGGTCTGGTCGGGTATGGCCGGCCTGTCGGCACGGGACGCCCGTTTCACGCGGTCAGGCAACGGAATGCTGCTTCTCAGCAATCGCTGTTGTTGTAGCTGGAACCGTCGATTTCGATTGAGTCGCCGATCGATATGTTCCCCGGTGTACCGACGGCAGGGGTGAGCGAGCATGCGTCGGCGACAGATGATCCGGGCTCGGTCGCATTGCCGTTTCCGAAACTGATTCGATGCACACCATCCGCGAACAGGACTCCGACAGGCATGCTTCCACCGAAGAGATTGTCTGTGACGGCTGTCCCGCCGTTGGTGGCGATGGCAAATTTCAGGCCGGCTTCGCTGGCATCGCGGATCGTATTGCTTTCGATTGTCGTCGACAGCTTGCTGTTGACGTTCAATATCCCGATATCCGTGTCTCTGATGGTATTGTTCGCAACGAGGGTAAAATCGGATTGAGTGCCCGTCATCACTCCCTGCCCCGCATTGGAAATGATGTTTCCGGTGATCTCGGCAAAAAAGGCCTGAGGGCCGATTTCGATACCGTTGGCAAAAACGTCGGAAATTATGTTGTCACTGACCTTGGCGGAATTCGAGCGCGCGCCAACTTCGATGGCGCTGCCACCGAAGCCGGAGAGCGTATTGGAGATTATCGCCACCCCGTCGGCATCCGGTATCGTCATGATGCCGTTGTTTCCGGCAATGTCGAGCGACCGCCCGCCACCGCCTGCGATTTCAAGCCCTCTCACATGATTGTGCCCTCCCAGGGTGAGGGCGGTGCCCGAGCCGCTTTCAACGATGCGTGCGACCGTGCCGGGTGCCGTATAGTTGAGAACGATACCGCTTGAAGCGCCTCGGAGTTGGATTGTCGTACCGCCGCCGATAATCGTCACGTCATCGGGTAATGTCGCGCCCGCGAGATCGCCCCGGCCGCCCTGAACGACGTAGAGCGTATTGCTGCCCGATGCATTGACCGCCGCCTGCAGGTCTCCCGTTCCATCGACGAAGACAATGTGCGCGAGATCCGAGAAGGTCTCATCATCGAGTACGAGCTCTTCCACGTAGGGTACACCGGTCTGGCTTGCCGCGACCGAGCGGGAGACAGTCTTGGTCGAGTTACGGTTCACGATGTCCGTGTCGCGCTCGAGCGCCTCGGTCATACGCCGCGCCTGGTAGAAGCGTGCATCGTGTTCCCGTCCGCCGTTCGTGGCGGATGAATTGGCGTAACTCAGGGGAATCCGCAACCGTCCCCCCGCTTCGAACACGGAATGACGATATCGGTCATGATACCACTCGCCTTCGAGGCTCACGCTGGCTCCTGCCATCGCCGGGAAGATGTCATGGATCCGCCATTCGAGACGGGCTCTGGGGCCGGTCATCGGCTTGTCGATATCTTCATGGTCAAACCAGTAGGCACCCGCAAATCCCCGTAACTCATGACGCCCCCGATTGACGGGGGCGAAAAGTTTCTCGATGGGAATTCGCCAGCCCACTTCGGCATCGAAGCCGTACAGGGCCAGTTCGCTCTGCTTCACCCGGTCCTTGCGGACTGTCGTCGTGACGAAGCCGCCGCTGCCGATGGCGAGATCGTTGCCATCGGTCACAATTGTCGGTGCGATCGTCGAACCGGTCACGGTCGTTGTCGTGTGCATGAGGGAATCGTTGCTGTTCTGCCGCGACTGCAAGGGCTTGTAACCGTTCACGCGGAAGTCGAACGAATCGCCGAGCATTTCAAATCCGGCCGATATCTGGGTATGATATCCTCCGACGCTCGCTTCGCGAACGTCGAGCCCGAGCCATCCGCCGGGGTTCCAGCCGTTGCGCAGCATCTCTCGCCGCCCGAAGGCGAAATTCCCTTCCGTCACCGAGCCTTCGAACAGCTTTCCACGGATTTCACCGAAGGCGAGCGTAGTTTCGCTTCTGGCGAGCGGCACAAATCCGACGATCTCTCCTCGTGAGTCTTCCCCGAAACTCTTGTATCCGCCCAGTTCGAGCCATCCGTCGAAAGACGGCATCGCAGTCGGTTCCCCGTCGGCAAGACAGGTTGGGACCGGGAAAAGCATGAAATGGCAAATTGTGGCGAACAGGAGGCTTCGAAGCTTCACCGGACGACATTGCCAACTCATGTGTGACAACCTCACAATATGAACTTCAGTCGGAAGTACTGTCATCCAGAAAAATATAGTCCTATGACTAAAGGCTTATCAACCATTATTGTATAAAATGTTACAACATTCCTATTAATGGATAATATTGGAACCCCAGTGTACATAAAAATGGTGTATTTACTTGTATTCACGCAGAAATTGGAAAGAACTCACCGGTTCACGCATCTTGCGATGTGGATATCGATTCGCTTAGCCATCAAAACGAAACCGTTTTGATGCAGGATGCATTTGTCGGTCCTGCCCGAGGCCGTCGAGCGAATCGCCGGTCCGCTATACCTTCTTCTGGACGGTGATGCGGTAAAGGCCGGCAGCTTCGGCTGTTTCGATCAGCTCATGGCCGCTCTCCTCGCAGAACGCCTCGAAATCGGCCGGGGCGGCGGGGTCGGTGGCGATTACGGTGATACGCTCGCCGGAGGCGATCAGCATCAGCGCCTGGCGTGCCTTGAGCAGCGGGATGGGGCAGGAAAGCCCACGGGCATCGATGAGGGCGGTTTTCTGTCGGTCACTCATGTCGGAAGCATGAAAGGGCAGGAACCGGCGGCGGATTGTTGACGTCGCCCCTGTCGTATCACCGGCGGGATGGCGGCCACAAGCCGGTTGTCGGGATCATCATCGCCATTCCAAACGACCGCGCCCGGCGCTATAGACAGCAGCGCACGGGGCTTCGCCGTGGACAACCGTTCATCGCCGACATTTCAGCGAGTTGGAAAGCGACAATGAAGCGTATCGGTATCCTTCAGACGGGGCATACGCCGGTTGAACTGGCTGACCGGTTCGAAAGTTATGGCGTGATGGTGCGCGATATGGTGGCACGCAGCGGCAAGGACTTCGCCTACGAGATCTTCCCGGTGATCGATGGCAACTTCCCGCAATCTTCCGACAGTTGCGACGGCTGGGTGATTACCGGTTCGCGTTTCGGTGCCTATGACGACATCCCGTGGATCCGCAGGCTTGAGGGCTTCATCCGCGATGGCTTTGCGCAACGGGTGCCGATGGTGGGGATCTGCTTCGGCCACCAGATCATGGCGAAGGCATTGGGCGGACGCGTCGAGAAGGCAGCGGCCGGCTGGGGTGTCGGACCGCACGAATACCAGCTCCTGGAAGCTCCCGGCTGGCTGGACAAGGCTGTGATCGAGATCAATGTCATGCATCAGGATCAGGTGCTCGATGCACCGGCGGATAGCCGCGTGATCGCCAGCTCGCCGTTCTGCCCCGTCGCCGCGCTCGCTTTCGGCGATAACGGTCTGTCGTTTCAGGGACATCCCGAATTCGACAACAGTTACGAGCATGCCCTGATCGAGGGGCGTCGCGGTTCAGTCGTGCCCGGACCAGTCGCCGATGCCGGGTTGGCGAGACTCGGCCCAGACGGGGGCCGGGCCCGGGATGCCGACAATGTCTCCCGCTGGATCGGCGAATTTCTCGAAGATGCGATCCGCGACCGTCGGGCGGCAACGGTCTGAGGACTGGCGCACGCCGACTTCTCCCCTCCTGTTGCGGCCGGTCACGCGGGGTTGCCCGCCACGGACAGGACTGGCATTTACCAAAGAAGAATAACGCCAACGGGAGGCATTCAACATGAGTAGCTGGAAACGGTGGGCCTGTCTGACCGCCATGGCCGTGGTCACGGCGGTGTCGGGCATGGCCCAGGCCCAGGACAAGACGATCAAGATCGGTTTCCTCGGCTCGGAGACCGACGAGGATTGGGAAGGTTCGATCGTCTTCAAGGACTATGTCGAGAGCCACACCAACGGTGCCATTGCCGTCGAGATCTATCCCTCCGCACAGTTCTGCGGCAATTTTCGCGAATGCATCGAGGGTGTACAGGCGGGTACGCTGGAGGTGACAATCTCGACGATCGGCGGCTTCGGCAACATCTTTCCCGCCGGGCAGGTGCTCGACATTCCCTACATGTTCCGTGACGATCGCATCGCCGAGTGCGTGTTCGACGGGCCGTTCACCCGCGAACTGCGCGAGGCCGTCCTGCACGAGATCCCGAGCCTGCGGCTGATGGCCATCGGCAATACGGGGGGCTGGCGTAATTTTGCCACCGTCAGCAAGCAGATCCGGACGCCCGCCGATGTAGCCGGGCTGAAGATCCGCACCATTCCGGCCGACATCCAGATCGAAATGGTCAAGATGCTGGGCGGCAACCCGACACCGATCGCCTGGCCCGAGGTCTACACCTCGCTGGCCACCGGCGTGGTCGAGGGGACCAAAAACGGTATCACCGACATCGTTTCGATGAATTTTCAGGACCACCTGAAATACATCACGCTCGATGGCCACGCCTACATGGCCGCCCTGTGGTGGCTCAACAACGACTTCTGGGAAGGGTTGACCCACGAGGAGAAACGTATCGTCTATGATGCCTTCCAGGCA
Proteins encoded in this region:
- a CDS encoding NAD(P)H-quinone oxidoreductase encodes the protein MSLPSEMNYIGIREPGGPDVLVPERGAVPQPREGEVLIRVVAAGINRPDVFQRAGNYPPPPGASDIPGLEVSGEVVASGAGASRYRGGDKVCALLTGGGYAEYCTAPEVQVLPVPDGLSMVEAAALPETVFTVWTNVFQRGHLAEGESFLVHGGSSGIGTTAIQIAKCLGARVLTTVGSDEKAKFCTELGADVAVNYRNEDFVDVAKKENGGKGVDVILDMVGGDYVERNLKALAPEGRLVQIAWLKSPKISANFGSLMLKRLTWTGSTLRSRSIADKGDIAKEVEARVWPLIEAGRVRPVIHETFALNDAARAHALMESSTHSGKIVLVVAPD
- a CDS encoding YbaK/EbsC family protein, with translation MSLLERDTVRRVRDALEAAGSGARVIELDETARTAEDAARACGVEVGAIVKSLVFDHEGQAVMALIAGDRRCDTGALRRTLGLPGKLGRADPDLVKRATGFTIGGVAPVGHPRPLPTAIDGALAGHGRIFAAAGHPHCVFGTDFDELVRLTGAVLLQPS
- a CDS encoding glutathione S-transferase N-terminal domain-containing protein, whose protein sequence is MIDLYTWTTPNGRKVSIMLEECGLPYEVHEIDIGKDQQFDPDFLAISPNNKIPAIVDRDNGQSVFESGAILIYLAEKTGRFMPGDPAHRIATLEWLMFQMGGIGPMLGQVHHFSRFNPGKAPYAQERYRKEAGRLYGVMDRRLATSGYLAGNEPTIADIATWPWISRFEWQEIDMNEFPHVKRWYEALAARPGFQRGYDVPRRDQSIPMPA
- a CDS encoding type III PLP-dependent enzyme, with the translated sequence MIQSFGGAAALISALQVDAPVLALRRHILIQRAREVVRSFPGDVLYAVKCNAHPAVLEALYEGGVRHFDTASIAEIRLVRELLPDAQCHFMHPVKSRRAISEAYHEHGVRRFVVDHVSELEKLFDICDGGEDLEVFVRLAVCGDGAVLSLEGKFGATQDEAVSLLRRARAVARSAGITFHVGSQSLSPVAFVHAIRRAAEVAERAGGLDHLDVGGGFPARYIGDEPEFDRFVTAIEDAVAETGLVCNLQCEPGRLLVADGASVLARVEMRRGRSLFINDGVYGNLAELKWIGPQFPARLIRPGQEPRRGAGSFDLYGPTCDSIDSMPGPHWLPEDVIEGDWVEIGMTGAYSNSLGTDFNGMGKSSVVFVDDGAWYNEAVPATDENLQAVRVA
- a CDS encoding right-handed parallel beta-helix repeat-containing protein produces the protein MPSFDGWLELGGYKSFGEDSRGEIVGFVPLARSETTLAFGEIRGKLFEGSVTEGNFAFGRREMLRNGWNPGGWLGLDVREASVGGYHTQISAGFEMLGDSFDFRVNGYKPLQSRQNSNDSLMHTTTTVTGSTIAPTIVTDGNDLAIGSGGFVTTTVRKDRVKQSELALYGFDAEVGWRIPIEKLFAPVNRGRHELRGFAGAYWFDHEDIDKPMTGPRARLEWRIHDIFPAMAGASVSLEGEWYHDRYRHSVFEAGGRLRIPLSYANSSATNGGREHDARFYQARRMTEALERDTDIVNRNSTKTVSRSVAASQTGVPYVEELVLDDETFSDLAHIVFVDGTGDLQAAVNASGSNTLYVVQGGRGDLAGATLPDDVTIIGGGTTIQLRGASSGIVLNYTAPGTVARIVESGSGTALTLGGHNHVRGLEIAGGGGRSLDIAGNNGIMTIPDADGVAIISNTLSGFGGSAIEVGARSNSAKVSDNIISDVFANGIEIGPQAFFAEITGNIISNAGQGVMTGTQSDFTLVANNTIRDTDIGILNVNSKLSTTIESNTIRDASEAGLKFAIATNGGTAVTDNLFGGSMPVGVLFADGVHRISFGNGNATEPGSSVADACSLTPAVGTPGNISIGDSIEIDGSSYNNSDC
- a CDS encoding sulfurtransferase TusA family protein yields the protein MSDRQKTALIDARGLSCPIPLLKARQALMLIASGERITVIATDPAAPADFEAFCEESGHELIETAEAAGLYRITVQKKV
- a CDS encoding gamma-glutamyl-gamma-aminobutyrate hydrolase family protein (Members of this family of hydrolases with an active site Cys residue belong to MEROPS family C26.) — its product is MLTSPLSYHRRDGGHKPVVGIIIAIPNDRARRYRQQRTGLRRGQPFIADISASWKATMKRIGILQTGHTPVELADRFESYGVMVRDMVARSGKDFAYEIFPVIDGNFPQSSDSCDGWVITGSRFGAYDDIPWIRRLEGFIRDGFAQRVPMVGICFGHQIMAKALGGRVEKAAAGWGVGPHEYQLLEAPGWLDKAVIEINVMHQDQVLDAPADSRVIASSPFCPVAALAFGDNGLSFQGHPEFDNSYEHALIEGRRGSVVPGPVADAGLARLGPDGGRARDADNVSRWIGEFLEDAIRDRRAATV
- the dctP gene encoding TRAP transporter substrate-binding protein DctP, translating into MAVVTAVSGMAQAQDKTIKIGFLGSETDEDWEGSIVFKDYVESHTNGAIAVEIYPSAQFCGNFRECIEGVQAGTLEVTISTIGGFGNIFPAGQVLDIPYMFRDDRIAECVFDGPFTRELREAVLHEIPSLRLMAIGNTGGWRNFATVSKQIRTPADVAGLKIRTIPADIQIEMVKMLGGNPTPIAWPEVYTSLATGVVEGTKNGITDIVSMNFQDHLKYITLDGHAYMAALWWLNNDFWEGLTHEEKRIVYDAFQALKDVTRAAPMRNAIAAYQAFRDAGGEIYVPTAEEKKQFQDATTGMRDWFAEQYGDEWLNRLSSAISDCELMVDAELD